GGAAAAAGGTCCTATTCCCTGCCAAAAGAAAATATGGTATACTATTTTAAAAAGTAAAAGAAATAAAACAAGGAGGAAAAACCCCTGCTCGTCAATGAGCTCGCATTTTCCTTCGGAAAACAAGGAGGATTTATGAGAAAGTTAAGTAAGAAAGTAATTGCATTTGCACTTGCAGTTGTGATGTTTGTTACAGCCGGTGCAGCAGCACCGCAGGGAACTGTCGAGGTACAGGCAGCGAGCAGTAAGGTTTATATTATTGATAGTAACAAAAATATGGTATTTACTTATAAACCAGGGGATGGTTATACAGGATACTATACACTAATTACTATCATGGGCTGCAACAAGGCATCACAGATTAAAAAGTTAAAGAGCAGTAGTAAAGATGTTAAGGTTTATGCAAAAAACGGTTATATTCGTGCAGAATTTGGTAAGAAGGCAATTAAAAAAGCAACCATTACCTGTAAGGTTAAGGGCGTAAACCTGAAAGCTACATTGTCGGTTAAGAAGTACACCAATCCATGTTCATCTTTTAAACTTGGAAAAACCAATCTTACATCAAAATTCAGCAAAACAGATGTGTTTAAGACGAACAAGAATTATAAAAACCAGAAGCTGACCATTAAAATGAACAAAGGCTGGAAGATCACGAAAGTATATGTACAGAAAAAGAGTGGATCTTATACAACAGAAAGAATGAATAAAACCAGTTATTCTAAAAAGATCAGTTTAACAAATAACAGCGGTTATGTTTATGTGTACTGTTACAATGAAAAAACAAAAGTGTCAGAGTGTCTTGAAATCCGGGATGCAAGCTGGTATTAAAAATTATTTATAAATAACCATACAGGAAGAAGAACTATAGGCGAATGTTCTATAGTTCTTTTTTTATGCATAAAAATAAGCCTGTCTCATAGAATGAATTAAAAGAAACGGGGGGAGGCATATGGAAAATCTGAAAGTTTTGTTTCCGGTACATATCAGAGAAAAAATAAAGGATGATGGGTGGATGGACGGACTTGAAGAAATTCGTATCCGGGTAAATCAGCCAATCGAGCTTGAATATGCAGATGAAACACGCTGTCTGACAAATGCAGATGATAAGATAACAGGTGCTGATATTGCAGAGATGTTAAGCTATATCAGTGAGTATTCTCTGTATGCATATCAGGAGGAATTGCGGCAGGGCTATATTACGATCGAGGGGGGACACAGGATCGGAATTGCAGGGGAAATCGCAAAAGACAGGGAAGGGATTGCAGGGATAAAATATGTCAGCTTTATGAATATTCGTGTGGCACATGAAAAAAAAGGATGCGCAAAAGAAATTCTGCCCTATCTGAAAAACGGAAACAGTATCTATAATACATTGCTGGTATCAAAACCGGGAGCTGGAAAAACAACCTGTCTGCGTGACTGTATCCGCAGTCTTTCAAACGGGAAAGAGGGATGGGATGGCATGAAAATCTGTGTGCTGGATGAGAGGTCAGAGATCGCAGCCTGTCATTTGGGCATTCCGCAGAATGATATGGGAATGCGGACAGATGTTTTGTCCGGATGTGAAAAATCGGATGGAATGATACTCATGCTGCGTTCCATGTCCCCACAGATCATAGCAGTGGACGAACTTGGTGGGAAAAAGGATTTTGAAGCGGTCGAACAGGCAGCATATTCGGGAGTGCATATTCTTGGCACAGTGCATGCGGACACGGTGGAAGAATTATGGGAAAAGCCTTATCTGAGACAAGGAATAAAGAAAGGAATTTTTGAGCGGTTTATTCTGATCCGGCGCAGCCGGTCCGGAGAACGGGAGTTTCAGGTCTTTAACGGGAAAAGAGAAAGATTATGCTGAAACTGATAGGTGGTATTTTAGTTGCGGGTTCCGGAGTCGGACTTGCCGTAAGCATGATAGGTGAGATCAGACAGCATCTGCAAAGGCTGTACGAGATCCGGCAGCTTCTGTTAAATATTTCCGGGGAGGAGGCACTTGCATTGCTCCCGATGGAGCATATCCTGGATAAACCGGGGCTGACAAAAGATGCCGCGCTGCAAAAGGTATGCAGGGAGATCGCAGAAAGTCTTG
The Roseburia rectibacter DNA segment above includes these coding regions:
- the spoIIIAA gene encoding stage III sporulation protein AA, which produces MENLKVLFPVHIREKIKDDGWMDGLEEIRIRVNQPIELEYADETRCLTNADDKITGADIAEMLSYISEYSLYAYQEELRQGYITIEGGHRIGIAGEIAKDREGIAGIKYVSFMNIRVAHEKKGCAKEILPYLKNGNSIYNTLLVSKPGAGKTTCLRDCIRSLSNGKEGWDGMKICVLDERSEIAACHLGIPQNDMGMRTDVLSGCEKSDGMILMLRSMSPQIIAVDELGGKKDFEAVEQAAYSGVHILGTVHADTVEELWEKPYLRQGIKKGIFERFILIRRSRSGEREFQVFNGKRERLC